Proteins co-encoded in one Metabacillus sp. KUDC1714 genomic window:
- a CDS encoding YuzB family protein: protein MKPIIEFCISNLANGAQAALEQLEKDPNLDIIEYGCLGYCGKCSHSLYVLVNGEIVTGTNPNELVENIYIFLEENPMF from the coding sequence ATGAAGCCGATTATTGAGTTTTGTATAAGTAATTTAGCAAATGGAGCTCAAGCTGCATTAGAACAGCTTGAAAAAGATCCCAATTTAGATATTATCGAATATGGATGTTTAGGATATTGCGGTAAATGTAGTCATTCCCTTTATGTATTGGTTAACGGAGAAATTGTTACGGGTACAAATCCTAATGAGCTTGTTGAAAATATTTATATTTTTTTAGAAGAAAACCCAATGTTTTAA
- a CDS encoding NAD(P)/FAD-dependent oxidoreductase, producing the protein MKNLVILGGGYGGMRILLRLLPNHLPEDVQITLIDKNPYHCLKTEYYALAAGTISDHHIRVSFPEHPRLHSKFGEVTSVNLDKKEVVINEEEIVPYDDLIIGLGCEDKYHNVPGANEYTYSIQSIDQSRDAYQKLNNLNADATVAIVGAGLSGVELASELRESRKDLNIKLFDRGKHILASFPERLSSYVERWFTEHGVEIINGANITKVEPNVVYNHDQPFDCDVIVWTAGIQPNKIVRDLPVEKDAQGRVVLTTQHYIPNYEDTFVVGDCASLPHAPSAQLAEAQAEQIVQVLQKKWNGEPLPESFPPFKLKGVLGSLGKKQGFGLVNDRPLMGRVPRLLKSGVLWMYKYHNG; encoded by the coding sequence ATGAAGAATCTAGTGATTCTTGGCGGTGGCTACGGTGGAATGCGAATTCTACTTAGATTGTTACCAAACCATTTGCCAGAAGATGTTCAAATTACACTTATAGATAAAAATCCATATCATTGTCTTAAAACCGAGTATTATGCACTTGCAGCCGGTACAATTTCTGATCATCACATTCGTGTTTCTTTTCCTGAACATCCACGTCTCCATTCAAAGTTTGGGGAAGTGACTTCTGTAAATCTTGACAAAAAAGAAGTTGTCATAAATGAAGAAGAAATTGTTCCTTATGATGACTTAATCATTGGATTAGGCTGTGAGGACAAGTATCATAATGTTCCTGGCGCAAATGAATATACTTATAGCATCCAATCGATTGATCAATCACGTGATGCGTATCAAAAATTAAACAATTTAAATGCTGATGCTACTGTAGCAATTGTTGGAGCAGGGCTTAGCGGTGTGGAGCTTGCTAGTGAATTAAGGGAAAGTCGTAAGGATTTAAATATTAAGTTATTTGACCGCGGAAAGCATATCTTAGCTAGCTTCCCTGAGCGACTAAGCAGCTACGTGGAAAGATGGTTTACTGAGCACGGAGTGGAAATCATTAATGGTGCTAATATCACAAAGGTTGAACCTAATGTTGTTTATAACCATGATCAACCCTTTGATTGTGATGTGATTGTTTGGACAGCAGGTATTCAACCTAATAAAATCGTTCGTGACCTTCCAGTTGAAAAGGATGCTCAAGGTCGTGTCGTCCTAACGACTCAGCACTATATTCCAAATTATGAGGATACATTTGTCGTAGGTGATTGTGCTAGTCTTCCACATGCCCCAAGTGCTCAACTAGCAGAAGCGCAAGCAGAACAAATTGTCCAAGTCTTACAAAAAAAATGGAATGGGGAGCCTCTTCCAGAATCATTCCCTCCATTTAAACTTAAAGGTGTTCTTGGCTCTCTTGGTAAAAAACAAGGCTTTGGTTTAGTAAACGATCGACCACTAATGGGAAGAGTACCACGTTTATTAAAATCCGGGGTATTATGGATGTATAAATATCATAATGGTTAA
- a CDS encoding YuzD family protein, translated as MKSVEICVYGAEILCPSCVNLPSAKETYEWLDAALKRKYQNQHFTITYIDIHQPPNNPKKQEMAEKVLNDEYFYPLVVIDGTVVGEGNPRLKKIYETMEQHGYESK; from the coding sequence ATGAAATCAGTTGAGATTTGTGTATATGGGGCGGAGATTCTTTGTCCTAGCTGTGTGAATTTACCATCAGCTAAAGAAACATATGAATGGCTTGATGCAGCTTTAAAAAGAAAGTATCAGAATCAGCACTTTACAATTACCTATATTGATATTCACCAGCCTCCAAACAACCCTAAAAAGCAGGAAATGGCTGAGAAGGTATTAAATGATGAATATTTCTATCCGCTTGTTGTCATTGATGGTACGGTTGTTGGCGAAGGAAATCCGCGGTTAAAAAAGATTTATGAAACGATGGAACAACACGGGTATGAGAGTAAATAG
- a CDS encoding NifU family protein — MTETVMIEQVQEVLDKLRPFLLRDGGDCELVDVEDGIVKLRLLGACGSCPSSTITLKAGIERALLEEVPGVIEVEQVF, encoded by the coding sequence ATGACTGAAACAGTAATGATTGAACAAGTTCAAGAAGTATTAGATAAACTGCGTCCATTCTTACTTCGTGATGGAGGAGATTGTGAATTAGTAGATGTAGAAGACGGCATTGTAAAGCTTCGCCTATTAGGTGCTTGTGGAAGCTGCCCTAGTTCAACAATCACATTAAAGGCTGGTATTGAACGTGCTTTATTAGAGGAAGTACCAGGTGTTATAGAAGTAGAACAGGTATTTTAA
- the thrB gene encoding homoserine kinase produces the protein MKEGDMLKITVPGSTANLGPGFDSIGLALGKYLTLEVTKADQLLFIPMTEHVKELPTNEDNLIAKVANKTASKHNKKLPVCEVKVWSDIPMARGIGSSASAIIAGIELANQLCNLQLTNDEKLRIASLEEGHPDNVGASLFGGLVVGLHQEDQTELVCVKNIDVDTVVVVPKYEVFTSDARNVLPEALDYKAAVEASAISNMLVAGILTNNWKLVGQMMNKDLFHQPYRSSLIPEIAAVQEKIRDLGAYGSALSGAGPTVICFVEKGKGDYLAEKLASEFSNCDVERLDIDFEGCRVEQVKEVKSV, from the coding sequence ATGAAAGAAGGCGACATGTTAAAAATTACGGTACCGGGTAGCACGGCCAATTTAGGACCGGGATTTGATTCTATTGGGCTTGCGCTCGGTAAATATTTAACACTTGAAGTGACAAAAGCAGATCAACTTCTTTTTATCCCAATGACTGAGCATGTTAAGGAACTACCTACAAATGAGGATAACTTAATTGCTAAGGTAGCTAATAAGACAGCTTCTAAACATAATAAAAAATTGCCAGTTTGTGAAGTAAAGGTATGGAGCGATATCCCGATGGCAAGGGGGATTGGCAGCAGTGCCTCAGCGATTATTGCTGGAATTGAGCTTGCAAATCAGCTTTGTAACCTTCAATTAACAAATGATGAGAAATTAAGAATAGCAAGCCTTGAAGAGGGTCATCCAGATAATGTTGGTGCTTCCCTTTTTGGTGGGTTAGTTGTCGGTCTTCATCAAGAGGATCAAACAGAATTAGTTTGTGTAAAGAATATAGATGTAGACACAGTTGTTGTTGTACCTAAATATGAGGTATTTACAAGTGATGCTAGAAACGTCTTACCAGAAGCACTTGACTACAAAGCAGCAGTAGAAGCAAGTGCAATTAGTAATATGTTAGTCGCTGGAATCCTTACGAACAATTGGAAGCTAGTAGGACAAATGATGAACAAAGATCTTTTTCATCAGCCGTATAGAAGTAGTTTAATCCCAGAAATTGCTGCAGTTCAAGAAAAGATACGTGATCTAGGTGCATACGGTTCAGCCCTTAGCGGTGCAGGTCCTACGGTTATTTGTTTCGTTGAAAAAGGAAAAGGTGACTATTTAGCTGAAAAATTGGCAAGTGAGTTTTCAAACTGTGATGTTGAGCGTCTAGACATTGACTTTGAAGGCTGTAGAGTAGAGCAGGTTAAAGAAGTGAAAAGTGTATAA
- the thrC gene encoding threonine synthase — MWKGLIQEFAEFLPVTDKTPKLTLQEGNTPLIHLPKLSEKLGVELYVKTEGTNPTGSFKDRGMVMAVAKAKEEGSDTVICASTGNTSAAAAAYAARANMKCIVLIPDGKIAFGKLAQAVMYGAEIYAIQGNFDHALTMVRNISEKLPITLVNSVNPYRIEGQKTAAFEVCEQLGSAPDYLAIPVGNAGNITAYWKGFKEYNEKKQTGLPKIHGFQAEGAAAIVRGEPIENPETVATAIRIGNPASWETAVKAKEESNGKIDSVTDEEILEAYQLIAREEGVFAEPGSCASIAGLIKHRKLGLIKEGSKVVAVLTGNGLKDPNTAIDISEIKPIVLPNDEEVFLQQLNGVTVQ; from the coding sequence ATGTGGAAAGGTCTTATCCAAGAATTTGCAGAGTTTTTACCAGTAACAGATAAAACACCTAAATTAACTCTTCAAGAGGGGAATACACCTCTTATCCATTTACCAAAGCTTTCTGAAAAGCTTGGAGTTGAATTATATGTGAAAACAGAAGGTACAAATCCAACTGGTTCATTTAAAGATCGTGGAATGGTAATGGCAGTGGCAAAAGCTAAAGAAGAAGGTAGTGACACAGTTATTTGTGCGTCAACTGGTAACACCTCTGCAGCGGCGGCTGCTTATGCTGCAAGAGCAAACATGAAATGTATCGTTTTAATTCCAGACGGGAAAATCGCATTTGGAAAGCTTGCACAAGCGGTTATGTATGGAGCAGAAATTTATGCGATCCAAGGCAATTTCGATCATGCACTAACAATGGTTCGAAACATAAGTGAGAAACTACCGATTACTTTAGTTAACTCGGTAAATCCATATCGAATTGAAGGCCAAAAAACTGCTGCATTTGAGGTGTGTGAACAACTCGGTAGCGCACCAGATTATCTTGCAATTCCTGTAGGAAATGCAGGTAACATCACAGCTTACTGGAAAGGTTTTAAAGAGTATAATGAAAAGAAACAAACAGGTTTACCGAAAATTCATGGCTTCCAAGCTGAAGGTGCAGCTGCTATCGTTCGTGGTGAACCAATTGAAAATCCTGAGACAGTTGCTACAGCTATTCGTATCGGAAACCCAGCAAGCTGGGAAACAGCTGTAAAAGCGAAGGAAGAGTCAAATGGTAAAATTGATTCTGTTACTGATGAAGAAATCCTAGAAGCTTATCAATTAATCGCACGTGAGGAAGGTGTATTTGCTGAACCTGGCTCTTGCGCATCAATAGCTGGCTTGATCAAGCATCGTAAATTGGGTCTTATTAAAGAAGGTAGCAAGGTTGTTGCAGTTTTAACTGGTAATGGTTTAAAAGATCCAAATACTGCGATCGATATTTCAGAAATCAAACCAATTGTTCTTCCGAATGACGAGGAAGTCTTCTTACAGCAATTAAATGGAGTTACTGTTCAATGA
- a CDS encoding homoserine dehydrogenase, giving the protein MEAIHVGLLGLGTVGSGVVKIIEDHQDKLMHQVGCPVKVKKVLVKNMDKERQVHIEKEVFTTNVDDVIKNPDIDVVIEVMGGVEETRQHLIEALKAKKHVVTANKDLMAVYGTELLSIATENGCDLFYEASVAGGIPILRSLVDGLASDRITKMMGIVNGTTNFILTKMTKLGSAYDEVLKEAQDLGYAEADPTSDVEGLDAARKMAILARLGFSMHVDLEDVKVKGISSVTDDDIGYSKRLGYTMKLIGIAQRENGKIEVAVEPTLLPESHPLAAVNDEYNAVYVYGEAVGETMFYGPGAGSLPTATSVVSDLVGVMKNMRLDVNGRSAVAPQFEKQLKSPEHIYAQHFLRITAKDQVGAFSNITSLFSERGVSFEKILQLPIKNSNLAEIVIVTHKAAQSDFEEILQHLNDLEVVEEVKSTYRVEGNGSI; this is encoded by the coding sequence GTGGAAGCAATACATGTTGGACTTTTAGGTCTTGGAACGGTTGGAAGTGGTGTTGTTAAGATTATCGAGGATCACCAAGATAAATTAATGCACCAAGTTGGTTGTCCAGTAAAAGTTAAAAAGGTATTAGTAAAAAATATGGATAAAGAACGACAAGTCCACATTGAAAAAGAGGTCTTTACCACAAATGTAGATGATGTAATAAAAAACCCTGATATAGATGTTGTTATTGAAGTAATGGGCGGAGTAGAAGAAACTCGTCAACATTTAATTGAAGCGCTAAAAGCAAAAAAACATGTTGTTACAGCGAATAAAGATTTAATGGCAGTGTACGGAACAGAACTACTTTCGATTGCTACAGAGAATGGCTGTGACCTTTTCTATGAGGCTAGTGTAGCAGGCGGAATCCCAATTTTACGTAGCCTAGTAGATGGCTTAGCTTCAGATCGAATTACAAAAATGATGGGAATTGTTAATGGAACAACGAACTTTATTTTAACAAAAATGACGAAGCTCGGAAGTGCATATGACGAAGTTTTAAAGGAAGCTCAAGATCTTGGGTATGCGGAAGCTGATCCGACATCAGATGTAGAAGGCTTGGATGCAGCTAGAAAAATGGCCATTCTTGCTCGCTTAGGCTTTTCAATGCATGTTGACTTAGAAGATGTAAAAGTAAAAGGAATCTCAAGTGTTACTGATGATGATATTGGTTATAGCAAGCGTCTTGGCTACACAATGAAGTTAATTGGAATAGCACAAAGAGAAAATGGGAAAATAGAAGTTGCTGTTGAACCAACCTTACTACCTGAATCTCATCCATTAGCTGCTGTAAATGACGAATATAACGCAGTGTATGTTTATGGTGAAGCAGTTGGTGAAACGATGTTCTACGGTCCTGGAGCGGGAAGTCTTCCTACTGCAACATCAGTTGTATCTGATTTAGTAGGCGTTATGAAAAACATGAGACTTGATGTTAATGGAAGAAGTGCAGTTGCTCCTCAATTTGAAAAGCAGTTAAAAAGCCCAGAGCATATTTACGCACAGCATTTCTTAAGAATTACAGCGAAGGATCAAGTAGGTGCATTCTCAAATATCACATCCCTTTTCTCTGAAAGAGGAGTTAGTTTTGAGAAAATCCTTCAGCTCCCAATTAAAAATAGCAATCTAGCAGAAATTGTGATTGTTACACATAAAGCAGCTCAAAGCGATTTTGAAGAAATTTTACAACATTTAAATGACTTAGAAGTAGTAGAAGAAGTAAAAAGTACGTATCGAGTAGAAGGGAACGGTTCAATATGA
- a CDS encoding 2-hydroxyacid dehydrogenase: MTTRPYIFVTRKCSEQQLQPLYEIADVEMWPEEETPCPRDLLLEKAKKADALLTMLSDSIDKQLLDVAGQLKVVANLAVGYDNIDVHYANDSGIVVCNTPDVLTDTTADLTFGLILATARRLLEAADYVKENQWKSWGPLLLAGVDVHHKTIGIVGMGKIGQAVAKRATGFDMKILYHNRTRNEEAETKLGAIYSTFDELISNADFVVCLAPLTDETRELFNKDAFIKMKNSSIFVNASRGAVVNEVDLYEALINNEIAGAGLDVFLQEPIESSHPLVGLHNVVALPHIGSASLETRYTMMNLCADNIASVLKGNSPKTEVIVN, encoded by the coding sequence TTGACTACAAGACCTTATATTTTTGTGACAAGAAAATGTTCAGAACAACAGCTTCAACCACTTTATGAAATAGCAGATGTAGAAATGTGGCCAGAAGAGGAAACACCTTGTCCAAGAGATTTATTACTTGAGAAAGCAAAAAAAGCTGATGCACTATTAACAATGCTCTCAGATTCAATTGATAAACAATTATTAGATGTAGCTGGGCAGTTAAAAGTCGTAGCAAATCTAGCAGTTGGATATGATAACATTGATGTTCATTATGCGAATGATTCAGGAATTGTTGTCTGTAATACTCCAGATGTATTAACAGATACTACTGCGGATCTAACATTTGGTTTAATTCTTGCAACAGCACGCCGATTACTAGAAGCAGCAGATTATGTGAAAGAGAATCAATGGAAAAGCTGGGGACCATTACTTTTAGCCGGGGTTGATGTCCACCATAAGACAATTGGTATTGTTGGCATGGGGAAAATTGGACAAGCAGTTGCAAAACGAGCAACAGGCTTTGACATGAAGATTCTCTACCATAACCGAACAAGAAATGAGGAGGCAGAGACTAAACTTGGTGCCATCTATTCTACGTTTGATGAATTGATATCAAATGCTGACTTTGTCGTTTGTTTAGCACCTTTAACCGATGAAACACGTGAGCTTTTTAACAAGGATGCATTTATAAAAATGAAAAACTCTAGTATTTTTGTCAATGCAAGCCGAGGTGCCGTTGTGAATGAGGTTGACCTTTATGAAGCACTAATCAACAATGAAATTGCTGGTGCTGGGCTTGATGTATTTTTGCAAGAGCCGATCGAATCGAGCCATCCATTAGTAGGATTACATAATGTTGTTGCATTACCACATATCGGAAGCGCAAGCCTTGAAACAAGATATACGATGATGAATTTATGTGCAGATAATATTGCATCTGTCCTAAAAGGAAATTCGCCAAAAACAGAGGTCATCGTAAATTAA
- the yutH gene encoding spore coat putative kinase YutH: protein MKKTIFEEYGIKVQEMTKLGNYDSFYLHQTHFLLIPVSHIDEEELYELYQLSQFMLEKREPYISSFVLTKKNHMFFEKDEAKYAIIKCSSYTQGRFNQIGRELARFHQKARSYPYQVSKTQRIGQWKFLWEKRLDQLESFWMGRVHNQPLNQFEKMFVESFPYYLGLAENAIQYLVDTELDEEPQPIDSGTICHHRFNSTTWNPKMCVKLPTEWVFDHGSRDIAEYMRHLFFENHEELKINGFSFLEDYDRTTPLSAFSWRLIYSRLLFPIHYFECVENYYLSQEEDKPFFEGEMNEILKNSSQYESFLRGYSSMLSIKTKRIVVPTVEWMSS from the coding sequence ATGAAGAAAACAATTTTCGAAGAGTATGGAATAAAAGTTCAAGAGATGACAAAGCTGGGCAACTATGACTCTTTTTATCTGCACCAAACCCATTTCCTACTAATACCTGTCTCACATATAGATGAAGAAGAACTATACGAGTTATATCAATTAAGTCAATTTATGTTAGAAAAAAGGGAGCCTTATATTTCAAGCTTTGTTTTAACGAAAAAAAACCATATGTTTTTTGAGAAGGATGAAGCAAAATATGCAATAATCAAATGTTCATCCTATACACAAGGGAGGTTTAATCAAATTGGTAGAGAATTAGCTCGTTTTCATCAAAAGGCGAGATCTTATCCCTATCAAGTGTCAAAAACACAGCGAATTGGTCAATGGAAATTTCTTTGGGAAAAGCGCTTAGATCAATTAGAGTCATTTTGGATGGGGAGGGTGCATAATCAACCGCTAAATCAGTTTGAAAAAATGTTTGTAGAGTCTTTTCCCTATTATTTAGGATTAGCAGAAAACGCAATTCAATATTTAGTAGATACAGAACTAGATGAAGAGCCACAACCGATTGACTCAGGAACTATTTGTCACCATCGTTTCAACTCTACAACATGGAATCCAAAAATGTGTGTTAAATTACCAACTGAATGGGTTTTTGATCATGGTAGTAGGGACATTGCAGAATATATGAGACATCTTTTCTTTGAAAATCATGAGGAATTAAAAATAAATGGTTTCAGTTTTTTAGAAGATTATGATCGTACAACACCACTTTCAGCATTCTCATGGAGACTTATTTATAGTAGATTATTATTCCCTATTCATTATTTTGAGTGTGTAGAAAATTATTATTTGTCACAAGAAGAAGATAAACCATTTTTTGAAGGGGAAATGAATGAAATATTGAAAAATTCAAGTCAGTATGAATCATTCTTGCGAGGGTATTCGAGTATGTTGTCTATTAAAACAAAAAGAATTGTTGTACCAACTGTTGAATGGATGTCATCGTAA
- a CDS encoding phosphatidylglycerophosphatase A family protein: protein MKSEEKMDLVEKTAREWMVKRGVKLEDIADLVYFLQEKYHPDLTMKECLENVDRVLTKREVQNAVLTGIQFDVLAEKGQLEEPLQNIIETDESLYGVDEILAFSIVNIYGSIGFTNYGYIDKLKPGILQYLNDKSSGKCHTFLDDIVGAIAAAASSRLAHRARDVE, encoded by the coding sequence ATGAAAAGTGAAGAAAAGATGGATCTCGTTGAAAAAACAGCAAGGGAATGGATGGTTAAACGCGGAGTAAAACTTGAAGATATTGCTGATTTAGTATACTTTTTACAGGAAAAGTATCACCCTGATTTAACAATGAAAGAATGCTTAGAAAATGTTGACCGCGTTCTTACGAAAAGAGAGGTCCAAAATGCTGTTCTTACAGGTATCCAGTTTGATGTGTTAGCTGAAAAAGGCCAATTGGAGGAGCCATTACAGAATATCATTGAGACTGATGAAAGCTTATATGGAGTAGATGAAATTCTAGCTTTTTCAATTGTCAACATCTATGGTTCAATCGGCTTCACAAATTATGGATACATTGACAAGCTTAAACCTGGTATTCTGCAATACTTAAATGATAAATCATCAGGAAAATGCCATACATTTTTAGACGATATCGTAGGAGCGATTGCAGCAGCTGCCTCAAGCAGACTAGCACACCGAGCTCGTGATGTTGAATAA
- a CDS encoding TIGR01457 family HAD-type hydrolase, with amino-acid sequence MKQYKGYLIDLDGTMYRGTEQIEAASEFVAYLVKNQIPYLFVTNNSSQTPEQVAKKLTQFNIHATKEHVFTTSQATANFIWEKKRGASIYAIGEVGLKQALENRGLMLVDQAPDFVVTGIDREITYEKLAMACIAVRNGATFVSTNADIALPTERGLLPGNGALTSVVSVSTNTQPIFIGKPEAIIVEQALQVLGIDKSDTLMVGDNYDTDIKAGINCGLDTLLVHTGVTSKIQLKDYSIQPTYTVDSLTDYVRGVIRN; translated from the coding sequence GTGAAGCAGTATAAAGGGTATTTAATTGATTTAGACGGTACGATGTATAGAGGAACAGAACAAATTGAGGCAGCAAGCGAGTTTGTTGCTTATTTAGTAAAAAATCAAATCCCTTACTTATTCGTTACAAATAATTCCTCACAAACACCGGAACAAGTAGCGAAGAAGCTAACACAATTTAATATTCATGCAACAAAAGAACATGTTTTTACTACTAGCCAAGCTACTGCTAACTTTATATGGGAGAAAAAGCGGGGAGCTAGCATATATGCTATTGGTGAAGTAGGGCTAAAACAAGCATTGGAGAATAGAGGCTTAATGCTTGTAGATCAAGCCCCTGATTTTGTTGTAACCGGGATTGACCGAGAAATCACGTATGAAAAGCTGGCAATGGCCTGTATTGCAGTAAGAAACGGTGCTACATTTGTTTCTACAAATGCAGATATTGCACTTCCTACTGAGCGAGGTCTCTTACCTGGGAATGGTGCGCTTACGTCTGTTGTTTCAGTCTCAACAAATACTCAGCCAATTTTTATTGGGAAACCAGAAGCAATCATCGTTGAACAGGCATTACAAGTGTTAGGAATAGATAAAAGTGACACATTAATGGTCGGAGATAATTATGATACTGATATAAAGGCTGGTATCAATTGTGGTTTAGATACGTTGCTTGTGCATACAGGTGTGACATCTAAAATCCAGTTAAAAGACTATTCAATTCAGCCGACATATACAGTGGATTCATTAACAGATTATGTGCGTGGGGTAATTCGAAATTAA
- a CDS encoding DUF86 domain-containing protein — protein sequence MYFVDREQIEAKLNFLENQLDLFISQADEWTSAIEKAALERICHMSIETILDVGNAIIDGFIMRDPGSYEDIIDILLDEKVINNDEAVGLKEVIHLRKVLVQDYLDVDHEKLVLTFVTNENNLNGFPTNVRNYIKNELGPVTAFKPV from the coding sequence ATGTACTTTGTTGATCGAGAACAAATTGAAGCCAAATTAAATTTTCTAGAAAATCAGTTAGATCTTTTTATAAGTCAAGCAGATGAATGGACTAGCGCTATTGAGAAAGCGGCTCTTGAAAGAATCTGTCATATGAGCATTGAAACTATTCTTGATGTTGGGAATGCTATAATCGATGGCTTTATTATGAGAGATCCAGGAAGTTATGAAGATATTATTGATATCCTACTGGATGAAAAGGTAATAAACAATGATGAAGCAGTTGGTCTTAAAGAAGTAATTCACCTTAGAAAAGTGTTAGTACAAGATTATTTAGATGTTGACCATGAAAAGTTAGTACTTACGTTTGTAACTAATGAGAATAATCTAAATGGGTTTCCAACCAATGTACGGAATTACATAAAAAACGAACTCGGACCAGTCACAGCTTTTAAACCAGTCTAA
- a CDS encoding EAL domain-containing protein — protein sequence MNSGFWDMQFRRIKKWNKLFLPHHKLRYYPPKFVLRDPVLEGVYRALSNGQQVAVVVISTSNLRELSQQLELNQLNEYKEELRIGFKHIFEDSIYSNDLLVVHDYYSDGLTIFLKINDEKQNVMQIENMLRTLTPKLEKWIYTKYPYFNHTFDIGYMFIERLHYTTQDALYTAQQQAVAMAEKRIQSRYIETLIEMRDIIQKREITLLAQPIIDLSTNKIKAWEVLTRGPKGTVLENPLQLFSLARQSNLNYDLELLVLEKAFKLINRVRCLDDVFINFTPLTLGNKRFIPALNKLLTNYPEIKPNKIIFEVTERDSIEGLTFFHDNIKQLRQKGFRIAVDDTGAGYSSLHTISELLPDIIKIDRSVIQDIDTNKVKESMLKGLILIAKETGSLVVAEGIEKKEEADVLVRNRVDLAQGYFYAKPGTLEKERVAFL from the coding sequence ATGAACAGTGGCTTTTGGGATATGCAATTCAGAAGAATTAAAAAGTGGAATAAACTTTTTTTACCACATCACAAATTACGTTATTACCCACCAAAATTTGTACTCAGAGACCCTGTATTAGAAGGAGTCTATCGTGCACTGTCAAATGGTCAGCAGGTCGCGGTAGTCGTTATCTCTACCTCAAATCTTCGAGAGTTATCCCAACAACTTGAACTTAATCAACTAAACGAGTATAAAGAGGAACTTAGAATAGGGTTTAAACATATTTTTGAGGACTCAATTTATAGTAATGATTTACTTGTTGTTCATGATTATTATAGCGATGGATTGACAATTTTTCTTAAAATAAATGACGAAAAACAAAATGTCATGCAGATTGAGAATATGTTAAGGACATTAACACCAAAGTTAGAAAAATGGATTTATACAAAATACCCGTATTTTAATCATACATTTGATATTGGATATATGTTTATAGAGAGGCTGCATTACACGACACAGGATGCTCTTTATACAGCACAACAACAAGCAGTGGCAATGGCAGAAAAGCGGATCCAATCTCGGTATATCGAAACATTAATCGAGATGCGGGATATCATTCAAAAGCGTGAAATTACATTATTAGCACAACCAATTATAGATTTGTCTACAAATAAAATTAAAGCGTGGGAAGTTTTAACAAGGGGACCAAAAGGAACTGTACTTGAGAACCCCCTGCAATTATTTTCCCTGGCAAGACAATCAAACTTAAACTACGATTTAGAGTTATTAGTGTTAGAAAAAGCATTCAAGTTGATTAACCGAGTTCGCTGTTTAGATGATGTTTTTATTAATTTCACGCCACTTACATTAGGGAACAAACGCTTTATCCCTGCACTTAATAAGCTTTTAACGAACTATCCAGAGATTAAACCTAATAAAATTATTTTTGAAGTAACAGAGCGGGATTCGATAGAGGGGTTAACGTTTTTTCATGATAACATTAAACAATTGCGACAAAAAGGATTTCGGATTGCTGTAGATGATACAGGTGCTGGTTATTCAAGTCTTCATACTATAAGTGAACTACTACCAGATATTATCAAAATTGATCGGTCTGTCATACAAGACATTGATACAAACAAAGTAAAGGAATCTATGCTAAAAGGATTAATTTTGATTGCGAAAGAAACAGGTTCACTCGTAGTTGCAGAGGGAATAGAAAAAAAAGAAGAAGCAGACGTTCTAGTAAGAAATCGAGTCGACCTAGCGCAAGGATACTTTTATGCAAAACCTGGGACGTTAGAGAAAGAAAGAGTTGCGTTCTTATAA
- a CDS encoding DUF3055 domain-containing protein, whose product MSERFFLYDDTVDTKTRFVSFMGENQRFDLAIIQSDRYYGKQIVLDIQSNRFAIIGEDDLKEPGYLEFAYKLGEEDAEELRDFLYQLV is encoded by the coding sequence ATGTCTGAACGCTTTTTTTTATACGATGATACAGTAGATACGAAAACGAGATTTGTGAGTTTTATGGGAGAAAATCAACGATTTGACCTAGCAATTATTCAAAGTGATCGATACTATGGCAAACAGATTGTTCTCGATATCCAAAGTAATCGATTCGCAATAATTGGCGAGGATGATCTAAAAGAACCAGGATATTTAGAATTTGCCTATAAGCTAGGTGAAGAGGATGCTGAGGAATTACGTGACTTTTTATATCAACTTGTTTAA